Proteins from a genomic interval of Candidatus Annandia pinicola:
- a CDS encoding nucleoside monophosphate kinase: MYIVLLGSPGSGKGTQAKIISNQYNIPHISAGDLLRFIVYKNKEKYKDINNIMKKGQLVNNSLIISMVVRRLLKSDCCNGFILDGFPRSINQAIFFKKYFGSSIYLVLELLTLNEIIFDRVKGRLIHPISGRIYNTKFFPPINKGIDDFTGEKLIRRNDDNEETLLKRLMLYYKNNILLSSFYNRQNLSGRIIYYRIYGNGNVYDINKILKSIINSYL, translated from the coding sequence ATGTATATTGTTTTATTAGGATCACCTGGATCTGGTAAGGGTACCCAAGCTAAAATAATTTCTAATCAATACAATATTCCTCATATTTCTGCAGGAGATTTGTTAAGATTTATTGTTTATAAAAATAAAGAAAAATATAAAGATATAAATAATATTATGAAAAAAGGTCAATTAGTAAATAATAGTTTAATAATTTCAATGGTAGTAAGAAGATTATTAAAATCAGATTGTTGTAATGGTTTTATACTAGATGGTTTTCCTAGAAGTATTAATCAAGCTATTTTTTTTAAAAAATATTTTGGTTCATCTATATATTTGGTTTTAGAATTATTAACTCTTAATGAAATAATTTTTGATAGAGTAAAAGGAAGACTTATACATCCAATATCAGGAAGAATATATAATACTAAATTTTTTCCTCCTATCAATAAAGGTATTGATGATTTTACCGGAGAAAAATTAATTAGAAGAAATGATGATAACGAAGAAACATTGCTTAAAAGATTAATGTTATATTATAAAAATAATATTTTATTATCATCTTTTTATAATAGACAAAATCTTTCAGGAAGAATAATATATTATAGAATTTATGGTAATGGTAATGTTTATGACATTAATAAAATTTTAAAATCAATAATAAATAGTTATTTATAA
- the htpG gene encoding molecular chaperone HtpG encodes MKTDNKITYGFKTEIKQLLNIMIHSLYSNKEIFLRELISNASDAIDKLRFNNISNPDLYEKIDKPHIRISVNDKKKKLKIIDNGIGMTKEEVINNLGTIAKSGTKEFIKSLKEKKNIKNNMIGKFGVGFYSSFMVANKVSVITKSALKNTDAVLWSSNGDGKYSIENINKKNNGTEIILYLRSKENNFLNKDIIKNIVNKYSNHISIPIEIETKDKNNNIKKWNKINKTKALWLVNKSEIDKKKYIDFYKNTFNQINDPLIWSHNFVEGKYEYINLIYIPSKISEQIWNRNYKGELKLYIQRVFIMEDIKKFLPYYLRFVKGIIDSKDLPLNISRELLQNNNIIRNIKLSLTKRIIKMIIKLSKDKDKFKIFWKEFGLILKEGVVEDLDNKDYIIDLLRFSSSFNDDSTKVISLKKYISRMKPNQNKIYYITADSFKSAKNSPHLDFFYKEKIEVLLLFDRIDEWVINNIIEFQGNKFQSISTSDNSVDEIIKKDKKSNIKNNNDFTVFLNRIKNILKDKIKEVKLSYNMVDNIPVILKTDKNDISTQMFKLLTSVGQKAPKVKYILEINPNNKLIKKIINIKDDIIFKDWVYLLLNQSLLIEQGFLNNPNKFIKIINKLLI; translated from the coding sequence ATGAAAACAGATAATAAAATAACATATGGTTTTAAAACAGAGATTAAACAATTATTAAATATAATGATACATTCATTATATTCTAATAAAGAAATTTTTTTAAGAGAATTAATATCTAATGCTTCTGATGCTATTGATAAGTTAAGATTTAATAATATTTCTAATCCAGATCTTTATGAAAAAATTGATAAACCTCATATAAGAATTTCAGTAAATGATAAAAAAAAAAAATTAAAAATAATAGATAATGGTATTGGTATGACCAAAGAAGAAGTTATTAATAACTTAGGTACTATTGCTAAATCTGGAACTAAAGAATTTATAAAATCTTTAAAAGAAAAAAAAAATATAAAAAATAATATGATTGGAAAATTTGGTGTTGGTTTTTATTCTTCTTTCATGGTTGCTAATAAAGTTTCTGTAATTACTAAATCTGCTTTAAAAAATACAGATGCTGTATTATGGTCTTCTAATGGAGATGGTAAATATTCTATTGAAAATATTAATAAAAAAAACAATGGTACAGAAATTATTTTATATTTACGTTCAAAAGAAAATAATTTTTTAAATAAAGATATTATTAAAAATATAGTAAATAAATACTCTAATCATATTTCAATACCAATTGAAATTGAAACTAAAGATAAAAATAATAATATAAAAAAATGGAATAAAATAAATAAAACTAAAGCATTATGGTTAGTTAATAAATCTGAAATTGATAAAAAAAAATATATAGATTTTTATAAAAATACTTTTAATCAAATAAATGATCCTTTAATATGGAGTCATAATTTTGTAGAAGGTAAATATGAATATATAAATTTAATATATATACCTTCAAAAATATCAGAACAAATATGGAATAGAAATTATAAAGGTGAATTAAAACTTTATATTCAACGTGTATTTATTATGGAAGATATTAAAAAATTTTTACCATATTATTTACGTTTTGTAAAAGGTATAATTGATTCTAAAGATTTACCTTTAAATATATCTAGAGAATTATTACAAAATAATAATATAATAAGAAATATAAAATTATCTTTAACTAAAAGAATAATTAAAATGATTATTAAATTATCTAAAGATAAAGATAAATTCAAAATTTTTTGGAAAGAATTCGGATTAATTTTAAAAGAAGGGGTAGTAGAAGATTTAGATAATAAAGATTATATTATTGATCTATTAAGATTTTCATCATCTTTTAATGATGATAGTACAAAAGTAATTTCATTAAAAAAATATATTTCTAGAATGAAACCTAATCAAAATAAAATTTATTATATTACTGCTGATAGCTTTAAATCTGCTAAAAATAGTCCACATTTAGATTTTTTTTATAAAGAAAAAATAGAAGTTTTATTGTTATTTGATAGAATAGATGAATGGGTTATTAATAATATAATAGAATTTCAAGGAAATAAATTTCAATCTATTAGTACATCTGATAATTCTGTAGATGAAATTATAAAAAAAGATAAAAAATCAAATATAAAAAATAATAATGATTTTACTGTTTTTTTAAATCGTATAAAAAATATATTAAAAGATAAAATAAAAGAAGTTAAGTTATCTTATAACATGGTTGATAATATTCCGGTTATATTAAAAACTGATAAAAATGATATTAGTACTCAAATGTTTAAATTATTAACTTCAGTCGGTCAAAAAGCTCCAAAAGTTAAATATATTTTAGAAATAAATCCTAATAATAAATTAATTAAAAAAATCATTAATATTAAAGATGATATAATTTTTAAAGATTGGGTATATTTATTATTAAATCAATCTTTATTGATTGAACAAGGTTTTTTAAATAATCCAAATAAATTTATTAAAATTATAAATAAATTATTAATATAA
- the dnaX gene encoding DNA polymerase III subunit gamma/tau, with protein sequence MNNLILSLKYRPQSLDKVVGQKYIVMAIKNSLDMKYINHIWLFSGSYGVGKTSIARILAKSLNCKIKISYKPCRKCVNCIKIEKNNFIDVIEIDGASKTKIEDIKDLLDNIKYLPIIGRFKIYIIDEVHMLSKYSFNALLKILENPPSHIIFILATTDPQKIPETVLSRCLHFYLNKISNYEINKSIVKILKKEKIIFEKKAILSLSNFANGSMRDALNLTDQAIILGKKKILNSNVNKMLGLIDIENSLILLEYIFYKKYEKTINLIKNISTKNINWNLFIYDIINIIHQIYLCKFNIIIKKNHKYYIYYDRIKNLSNLTSLEEIKLYYKILIKGTKNLYLAPNLYIGFEMIILEILTINNKNII encoded by the coding sequence ATGAATAATTTAATATTATCTTTAAAGTATAGACCTCAATCTTTAGATAAGGTTGTAGGACAAAAATATATAGTAATGGCTATAAAAAATAGTTTAGATATGAAATATATAAATCATATTTGGTTATTTTCAGGTTCTTATGGAGTTGGAAAAACTTCTATAGCTAGAATATTAGCTAAAAGTTTAAATTGTAAAATTAAAATTTCTTATAAACCATGTAGAAAATGTGTTAATTGTATTAAAATAGAAAAAAATAATTTTATAGATGTTATAGAAATAGATGGTGCTTCTAAAACTAAAATAGAAGATATAAAAGATTTATTAGATAACATAAAATATTTACCTATAATTGGAAGGTTTAAAATTTATATTATAGATGAAGTTCATATGTTATCTAAATATAGTTTTAATGCTTTATTAAAAATATTAGAAAACCCTCCTAGTCATATTATATTTATATTAGCAACTACTGATCCTCAAAAAATTCCTGAAACTGTTTTATCAAGATGTTTACATTTTTATTTAAATAAAATTAGTAATTATGAAATAAATAAAAGTATAGTTAAAATACTTAAAAAAGAAAAAATAATTTTTGAAAAAAAAGCAATATTATCTTTATCTAATTTTGCAAATGGAAGTATGCGTGATGCTTTAAATCTAACAGATCAAGCAATTATTTTAGGTAAAAAAAAAATATTAAATAGTAATGTTAATAAAATGCTAGGTTTAATAGATATAGAAAATTCTTTAATTTTATTAGAATATATTTTTTATAAAAAATATGAAAAAACAATCAATTTAATAAAAAATATTTCTACAAAAAATATAAATTGGAATTTATTTATATATGATATTATAAATATTATACATCAAATATATTTATGTAAATTTAATATTATAATAAAAAAAAATCATAAATATTATATTTATTATGATCGTATTAAGAATTTATCTAACTTAACATCATTAGAAGAAATAAAACTATATTATAAAATTTTAATAAAAGGCACTAAAAATTTATATTTAGCGCCTAATTTATATATAGGTTTTGAAATGATTATTTTAGAAATATTAACAATTAATAATAAAAATATTATATAA
- the metG gene encoding methionine--tRNA ligase — protein sequence MIKKRILVTCALPYSNGPIHLGHMLEQIQADIWVRYKRMCGNDVYFICADDSHGTAIMIKSNKINISPKIMINKVKIKHKLDFSRFNITHNYYDITDSDSNKELVEKIYLNLRFNGFIKSKKIFQLYDEKKNIFLPDRFVKGTCPICKSKNQYGDNCEICGSTYNAINLIKSKSILSNSKPVIKKTNHIFFNLPYFKILLKKWIKSIKFHKSVYNKINNWLKLDLKKWDISRDKPYFGFKIPNFEEKYFYVWLDAPICYISTIKKLCSKRLNFSFKDFFKYNSKLKTYHFIGKDIIYFHALFWPAILESIKFKKPDNIFVHGYLTINNYKMSKSKGTFITANDWLKFLDSDSLRYYYASKLSDNINDININMYDFMKKINNDIVNKIVNLASRSSKFINNDFNDTLSEKLEDKKLYNYFIKKSYIISKLFNSRKFSHVIKKIINLTNIANNYIDNKTPWKLSKIKDKKLLHEIVSMGLNLFRILATFLKPIVPELIIKIEKFLNISLTWNSIFYPLLNHKIKKFKKLYNRININQINSIINLYKCKCL from the coding sequence ATGATAAAAAAAAGAATTTTAGTAACATGTGCTTTACCATATTCTAATGGACCAATTCATTTAGGTCATATGTTAGAACAAATACAAGCTGATATTTGGGTAAGATATAAAAGAATGTGTGGAAATGATGTTTATTTTATTTGTGCTGATGATTCTCATGGAACAGCTATTATGATAAAATCAAATAAAATAAATATTTCACCTAAAATAATGATTAATAAAGTAAAAATTAAACATAAATTAGATTTTTCTAGATTCAATATTACACATAATTATTATGATATTACTGATAGTGATAGTAATAAAGAATTAGTAGAAAAAATATATTTAAATCTTAGATTTAATGGTTTTATTAAATCAAAAAAGATATTTCAGCTATATGATGAAAAAAAAAATATTTTTTTACCTGATCGTTTTGTAAAAGGTACATGTCCTATATGTAAATCAAAAAATCAATATGGTGATAATTGTGAAATATGTGGATCTACATATAATGCAATTAATTTAATAAAATCTAAATCTATATTATCTAATTCAAAACCTGTAATAAAAAAAACTAATCATATTTTTTTTAATTTGCCATATTTTAAAATTTTATTAAAAAAATGGATAAAATCAATAAAATTTCATAAATCAGTATATAATAAAATAAATAATTGGTTAAAATTAGATTTAAAAAAATGGGACATTTCTAGGGATAAACCTTATTTTGGTTTTAAAATACCAAATTTTGAAGAAAAATATTTTTATGTATGGTTAGATGCTCCAATTTGTTATATTAGTACTATTAAAAAACTTTGTAGTAAAAGATTAAATTTTAGTTTTAAAGATTTTTTTAAATATAATTCAAAACTTAAAACATATCATTTTATTGGTAAAGATATAATTTATTTTCATGCACTATTTTGGCCAGCAATTTTAGAAAGTATTAAATTTAAAAAACCAGATAATATTTTTGTACATGGTTATTTAACTATTAATAATTATAAAATGTCTAAATCTAAAGGAACTTTTATTACAGCTAATGATTGGTTAAAATTTTTAGATTCAGATAGTTTACGTTATTATTATGCAAGTAAACTATCTGATAATATTAATGATATTAACATCAATATGTATGATTTTATGAAAAAAATTAATAATGATATAGTAAATAAAATTGTAAATTTAGCTTCTAGAAGTTCTAAATTTATTAATAATGATTTTAACGATACTTTATCTGAAAAATTAGAAGATAAAAAATTATATAACTATTTTATAAAAAAATCTTATATAATATCAAAATTATTTAATTCAAGAAAATTTAGTCATGTTATAAAAAAAATAATTAATTTAACTAATATTGCTAATAATTATATTGATAATAAAACTCCTTGGAAATTGTCTAAAATAAAAGATAAAAAATTATTACATGAAATAGTTTCTATGGGATTAAATTTATTTAGAATATTAGCTACTTTTTTAAAACCTATTGTTCCTGAATTAATTATTAAAATAGAAAAATTTTTAAATATATCATTGACTTGGAATAGTATTTTTTATCCTTTATTAAATCATAAAATTAAAAAATTTAAAAAACTATATAATAGAATTAATATAAATCAAATAAATAGTATAATTAATTTATATAAATGTAAATGTTTATAA